In the Podospora bellae-mahoneyi strain CBS 112042 chromosome 4, whole genome shotgun sequence genome, one interval contains:
- a CDS encoding hypothetical protein (EggNog:ENOG503PDVW), translating into MDPNATCTNNRPEVPFIPFLAGLTAWAVVRYALEGIVKRFNPKFDKFLREDIRRRYNFYFSTWLGTIAKVISVVSCTAALASTPAEGDLYGLVRPLNTAEQWCWGCRAVLYIQELPDLSSVPELVIHHILSIVAMCTILAYSAPRRPLYLMWASLWNEFLGNARRLFKLHGVMTPRLAWWMAAVNCFLVWALRITAAIVSIVWTLQSNTYGVCLFVTIGSILVYILYMVQFTTWELGRFRVINLDMTRPARFIIADKWSIHLLGVIMGVGLALTELSALVIYGSSSGYTSSKEELHSIAWVALQAAGAGLLGSYITFPIFRFTIPSAATSQEEGEEPAAPKAALRLSLIGGIISAGSTVVLTPTLEPTVDRAAFLACMGLSLPLMISIFRFGQAFSAPAAASLETNHASLDEKLVDVADEGIATEPGVFPPKMVNAAAHGMLFLGVASALCVSPPPSLLAVKGFSSFVLAMMAGVELGNRCEGRHRRFLHRLFPMLQAGVGIGYQTWCVVVVEGEKKGMFVLGVYLVCFGVVVVMMPIVVRFFEGLWAKGKGKGKKKKKNKGWDLKVVSVGSGLALVAMLVLGEYMGWCSMAGEPVVMAVGQGDKLGEVVKEVVRGKGEGAVGSWGVFASWPMVASVLGATVLPVVMVQAVG; encoded by the coding sequence ATGGATCCAAACGCCACGTGCACAAACAACCGACCAGAGGTTCCGTTCATACCGTTCCTCGCCGGCTTAACGGCTTGGGCCGTGGTCAGATATGCTCTTGAAGGCATCGTCAAGCGGTTCAACCCCAAGTTCGACAAATTTCTTCGAGAGGACATCCGCCGCAGGTACAACTTCTACTTCAGCACTTGGCTGGGCACCATTGCCAAGGTCATCTCGGTTGTCTCATGCACAGCAGCCCTGGCGAGCACCCCGGCCGAGGGGGACCTCTACGGGCTTGTGCGTCCACTCAACACAGCGGAACAATGGTGCTGGGGTTGCCGGGCCGTCCTCTACATTCAGGAGCTGCCAGACCTGAGCTCTGTGCCCGAGTTGGTTATCCATCACATCCTTAGTATCGTTGCGATGTGTACCATCCTGGCCTACAGCGCTCCTCGTCGTCCGCTCTACCTCATGTGGGCCAGTCTCTGGAACGAGTTTCTCGGCAATGCCAGACGGTTGTTCAAGCTCCATGGTGTCATGACACCTCGTCTGGCGTGGTGGATGGCTGCTGTCAACTGCTTCCTCGTATGGGCCTTACGGATAACAGCTGCTATTGTGTCAATTGTTTGGACCCTCCAGAGCAACACTTATGGAGTGTGCCTGTTCGTCACGATTGGCTCGATACTGGTGTACATTTTGTACATGGTCCAATTCACAACGTGGGAGCTTGGCAGGTTTAGGGTTATCAACCTTGACATGACCCGCCCGGCGAGGTTCATCATTGCAGACAAATGGAGCATCCACCTTTTGGGCGTGATCATGGGTGTTGGGCTGGCCTTGACGGAGCTTTCCGCGCTTGTGATCTACGGGTCCAGCTCTGGGTACACGAGCtccaaggaggagctgcacAGCATTGCCTGGGTTGCTCTCCaggctgctggtgctgggctTTTGGGGTCTTATATTACTTTTCCCATCTTTCGGTTTACCATCCCCTCGGCTGCTACGTCacaggaagaaggtgaggagcCAGCTGCTCCAAAGGCTGCTCTTCGACTTTCCCTTATTGGCGGCATCATCTCTGCCGGGTCGACGGTTGTGctcacccccaccctcgAGCCGACGGTCGACCGTGCTGCGTTTTTGGCCTGCATGGGGTTGAGTCTTCCGTTGATGATTTCCATCTTTCGCTTCGGTCAGGCGTTTTCCGCACCCGCCGCCGCTTCTCTCGAGACGAATCATGCATCTCTGGATGAGAAGCTTGTCGATGTCGCCGACGAGGGAATCGCGACTGAGCCTGGAGTGTTTCCCCCCAAAATGGTCAATGCTGCGGCCCATGGGATGTTGTTTCTCGGCGTCGCTTCTGCGCTTTGTGTGAGCCCGCCGCCTTCGCTTCTGGCGGTCAAGGGGTTCTCGAGCTTTGTactggcgatgatggcgggtGTTGAGCTGGGGAATCGTTGCGAGGGGAGGCACCGGAGGTTTTTGCACAGGTTGTTTCCTATGCTTCaggctggggttgggattggttATCAGACttggtgtgttgttgttgtcgagggggaaaagaaggggatgTTTGTCTTGGGGGTGTATTTGGTTTgctttggggttgtggtggttatGATGCCGATTGTGGTGAGGTTTTTCGAGGGGTTGTGGGCGAAGGGGAAGGGcaaagggaaaaagaagaagaagaataagGGGTGGGATTTGAAGGTTGTTAGCGTTGGTTCGGGGTTGGCGTTGGTTGCgatgttggttttgggggagtaTATGGGTTGGTGTAGTATGGCTGGggagccggtggtgatggctgtggGACAGGGGGACAAGTTAGGGGAGGTTGTGAAGGAGGTTGTGAGGGGTAAGGGAGAGGGCGCGGTTGGGTCGTGGGGTGTGTTTGCTAGTTGGCCCATGGTTGCTAGTGTACTTGGGGCGACGGtgctgccggtggtgatggtgcagGCTGTTGGGTGA
- a CDS encoding hypothetical protein (EggNog:ENOG503NWGX; COG:S), producing the protein MIPHHPKPGTSTTHSTQAVTSPPRPSRVVLKPIPPQQTLDTRTYQINQLKRRYPSHKETSLPGGTGTSLSFNLVPSDPDFPFDLPQLECDLHIPSKYPKSPAKLHVKNSDIPRGFAINIEKGWDKLVEERKGGGGTLLSLVNGLDKRLEGFLSEEKAETVKLTIFKDTRHLDRQRVEEKEEEEESKTEPVVVPPVGRAYIPLETFTQAQIAEAKARRAQEVRQLEARMGRLQHYHRSSDGIIYTLPLDPKKRAELPGELKGIMSVQLVVPLLYPLQNLRVLLNDVEGGKEGEELAEGVKEVEVREAEHAASVERVGQVDRGHLHVIPRPPEWGFGDDGTESSNYDSEDEDDEGGAELGKDGGEMGGSSLPTRTIEKGTAMLFPSIELHGIELLQVSVLSLNVKCDRCKTLNEVTGLKNNLDKASSCKKCATAFIVRYRQELVHMNSTRAGFIDATGCTVADLLPSTFVPACDKCSHPSLGLVSVRGETTTNICRECHARFAFKIPEVKFLDYAPGMHTRLPPTSGPRRKTEKLGLHAGEPLPEKGSCQHYKKSYRWFRFSCCSKVYPCDKCHDAAEEHINEWANRMICGWCSREQNYSVESCAFCGRSVIGKRGSGYWEGGKGTRDKRLMRRGDKRKYRRVGGGETRKD; encoded by the exons ATGataccccaccaccccaaacccgGCACCAGCACAACCCACAGCACCCAAGCAgtaacctcccccccacgCCCCTCCCGCGTCGTCTTAaaacccatcccccctcaacaaacCCTCGACACCCGAACCTACCAAATCAACCAGCTCAAACGCCGCTACCCCTCCCACAAGGAAACCTCGTTGCCAGGCGGCACCGGTACCTCCCTCAGCTTCAACCTCGTCCCGTCAGACCCCGACTTCCCCTTTGACCTCCCCCAGCTGGAATGCGACCTCCACATTCCTTCTAAATATCCCAAGTCACCCGCCAAATTACACGTCAAAAACTCTGATATCCCCCGAGGCTTCGCGATTAACATCGAAAAGGGATGGGACAAGCTGGTTGAGGAAcggaaggggggaggcgggaCGCTGTTGAGTCTGGTAAATGGGCTTGACAAGAGATTAGAGGGGTTTCtgagcgaggagaaggccgagacgGTGAAATTGACGATTTTTAAAGACACCAGACACCTGGATCGGCAGCgagtggaggagaaggaggaggaggaggagtcaAAAACTGAACCGGTTGTTGTGCCTCCTGTTGGGAGAGCTTATATCCCCTTGGAGACCTTCACGCAAGCCCAGATTGCAGAGGCGAAAGCCCGGCGCGCGCAGGAAGTTAGACAGCTCGAGGCAAGAATGGGGCGGTTACAGCATTATCACCGGTCGAGTGATGGGATTATTTACACGTTGCCTCTTGATCCGAAGAAGAGGGCCGAGTTACCgggggagttgaaggggatTATGTCAGTGCAGCTGGTTGTGCCGTTGCTGTATCCGTTGCAGAATTTGAGGGTGTTGCTGAatgatgttgagggagggaaggaaggggaggagctggcggagggg gtgaaggaggttgaggttagGGAGGCGGAGCATGCTGCTAGTGTTGAGAGGGTTGGGCAGGTGGATAGGGGGCATTTGCATGTTATTCCCAGGCCGCCGGAGTGGGggtttggagatgatggtacAGAATCTTCTAACTACGACtctgaggatgaggatgatgagggtggtgctgagCTTGGGAAGGATGGGGGGGAAATGGGGGGGTCGTCACTGCCTACTCGGACGATTGAGAAGGGGACGGCGATGTTATTCCCTTCGATTGAACTGCATGGGATTGAGCTGCTTCAGGTGTCGGTTCTGAGCCTCAATGTCAAGTGCGATCGTTGCAAGACGCTGAACGAAGTCACGGGGCTGAAGAATAACCTGGATAAGGCGAGCAGCTGCAAAAAGTGTGCCACTGCTTTTATTGTTAGGTATCGGCAAGAGCTGGTGCACATGAACTCCACAAGGGCGGGCTTCATTGATGCTACTGGGTGTACAGTTGCCGATTTGTTACCAAG CACCTTTGTCCCAGCATGCGACAAATGCTCCCACCCCTCTCTCGGCCTCGTCTCCGTCCGTGGCGAGACAACGACCAACATCTGCCGGGAATGCCACGCCCGCTTCGCCTTCAAGATCCCCGAGGTCAAATTCCTCGACTACGCCCCCGGCATGCACACTAGGCTACCGCCTACCTCTGGTCCTCGCCGCAAGACAGAAAAACTGGGTCTTCACGCTGGTGAACCTCTCCCGGAAAAGGGGTCCTGCCAGCACTACAAGAAGAGCTACAGATGGTTCCGGTTTTCGTGCTGCTCAAAGGTGTATCCGTGTGACAAGTGCCACGATGCGGCTGAGGAGCACATCAATGAGTGGGCGAACAGGATGATTTGCGGGTGGTGTTCACGGGAGCAGAATTACAGTGTGGAGAGTTGTGCGTTTTGCGGAAGGAGCGTgattgggaagaggggcAGTGGGtattgggagggggggaaggggacgagggataagaggttgatgaggaggggggataagAGAAAGTATAGacgggtgggagggggggagacgAGGAAGGACTGA
- a CDS encoding hypothetical protein (COG:U; EggNog:ENOG503NW5M) — protein MDKESPSSQTEPFSGRGSIVMLKSTAASIMAVTPTQDGEPGHRRVSRTRRAAIFLFLLLIQFVVHLDMTSVAVAVPDIARDLNATRTEVFSMGTIYYLSATIFQQPVAEISHVVGRKPAFLLVLTFAAAGTVIAGTANSIAVLLAGRAFQGFANAGSVLSAIILTDLVPIQDRAIWLATQNAVTAIGLACGPIIGTAYIRLKSWRMLFFMNLPLLVISAIGLAFLLGFDRPELGIRKNLKSVDWIGIGIFIPSALSFLSPFVMAPTLFPWISVQALVPLASGVIGLATLAVHQRFFARRPMFRPEIFSKQVTVSAILGLTVCGICLNILLFHLVLFWEGVRGYSKMETSVAVLPETVSIPIAALVCGLVMRRTNRIREAVSVGWPLAVLSLSLLWFMDDNTPLPWLVIVNCGVGLAAGILMAALNVSLLAATKRELNGHAIAMGLQARSAGMCLGIAIGTTVFSYTMNQRLRQVGGEMNSEEILRMIEEIKRDPNCRKAIIDALRVLWVICCALSGIVGLYNCVCKFPLLKDPSVEGPGTERVAANGPEKRANSSTVASQDSKV, from the exons ATGGATAAGGAATCTCCATCAAGTCAGACGGAGCCGTTCTCCGGCCGAGGTTCCATTGTCATGCTCAaatcaacagcagcctcAATCATGGCTGTGACGCCTACGCAGGATGGGGAACCGGGACACCGCCGTGTTTCTCGCACACGGCGTGCGGCGATATTCCTGTTTCTTCTCCTGATACAGTTCGTTGTTCATCTTGACATGACCTCGGTAGCTGTGGCCGTGCCG GATATTGCAAGAGACTTGAACGCAACGAGAACGGAAGTGTTTTCCATGGGCACCATATACTACCTGAGCGCCACCATCTTCCAACAGCCCGTTGCAGAAATCTCCCATGTCGTCGGAAGAAAGCCAGCGTTTCTGCTAGTGTTGACTTTTGCAGCCGCCGGGACAGTCATCGCTGGAACGGCAAACAGTATCGCCGTTCTTCTTGCCGGCCGTGCTTTTCAAGGATTTGCCAACGCCGGCTCGGTTCTCTCTGCTATTATCCTGACCGACCTCGTGCCTATCCAGGATCGAGCTATCTGGCTGGCAACCCAAAATGCTGTCACCGCTATCGGTCTTGCCTGCGGACCAATCATCGGAACGGCATACATCAGGCTCAAATCTTGG AGAATGTTGTTCTTCATGAACCTTCCGCTGCTTGTCATCTCTGCTATCGGTCTGGCATTCCTGCTCGGGTTTGACAGACCTGAGCTAGGCATTCGAAAAAATCTGAAAAGTGTCGACTGGATCGGTATCGGAATATTTATCCCGTCTGCCCTGTCATTCCTCTCGCCATTTGTCATGGCTCCGACGCTTTTCCCGTGGATATCCGTCCAGGCTTTGGTACCGTTAGCATCGGGCGTCATTGGGTTGGCGACACTGGCGGTGCATCAACGGTTCTTTGCGAGGCGCCCAATGTTCCGGCCCGAGATTTTCAGCAAGCAGGTCACCGTCTCAGCCATCCTCGGCCTGACGGTCTGCGGCATCTGTCTGAACATACTCTTGTTCCATCTCGTCCTCTTCTGGGAAGGTGTGCGGGGCTATAGTAAGATGGAAACCAGCGTCGCAGTCCTTCCAGAAACAGTGAGCATACCCATTGCGGCCCTGGTGTGCGGCTTGGTGATGCGTCGGACGAATCGAATCCGGGAGGCTGTCTCGGTAGGCTGGCCATTAGCTGTTCTCTCACTCAGCCTTCTGTGGTTCATGGACGACAACACCCCTCTGCCATGGTTGGTCATCGTCAACTGCGGTGTTGGTTTGGCGGCAGGCATCTTGATGGCAGCGCTCAATGTTTCGCTTCTCGCGGCGACAAAGCGTGAACTTAACGGCCATGCAATTGCCATGGGCTTACAGGCCAGGTCGGCTGGAATGTGTCTTGGTATTGCCATTGGCACAACTGTCTTCAGCTACACCATGAACCAGAGGCTCCGGCAGGTAGGCGGGGAGATGAACTCTGAAGAAATCTTGAGAATGATTGAAGAGATCAAGCGGGATCCCAACTGCCGGAAAGCCATCATCGATGCTCTTCGCGTGCTTTGGGTCATTTGTTGTGCCCTGTCCGGGATAGTCGGTCTCTACAACTGCGTCTGCAAATTCCCTCTTCTGAAGGATCCCTCCGTCGAGGGCCCAGGCACAGAGAGAGTTGCAGCCAACGGACCGGAGAAGAGGGCAAACTCGAGCACCGTCGCTTCTCAGGACTCCAAAGTCTGA